A single region of the Biomaibacter acetigenes genome encodes:
- a CDS encoding BglG family transcription antiterminator has product MKQTFTERQRNIISYLLKGPATTEKLAHSLGVNRRTVLRELPQLSEKLEAFGVKLERRAGAGLRIWGEEHALSHLEQEMKNAPDSSKLTPEERRHLILLSLLEQKQPVKLYAFARRFNVTEATISYDLDKIEEELWDYDIRLIRRPGLGIKLEGAESSLRRLILDLFYKNFQEEHLLRILKDNVSGGEMLKNDTPPTGAKVIPWEYVLKFIDGRMVMQIEKILDEVLKSSNFPLADSSYAGLLVHIALAMDRLKDKDAITMDKGLLLNLKKTREFKLAREIARSLEKHFELTIPEEEMGYITMHLLGAKLRIDGGLDEFFMIDHREATEAAHRILKQAGEELKVELLKDRRILEGLAVHLKPAISRLKLGMEIRNPLLSQLKQNYPEIMQVARKAGKTLEDIFHVRVPESEIGYIAMHIGAALENKTERHSIKALLVCASGIGSARMLASRVQKELPELVVQNVVSLGEVKQTLEKYPFVDMVLSTVPLELDRIPVLRVSPLLTESEIMRIKEFLKSKDLANSYEKTVPPGENTKHPVRDIPENKFNGASTVFELLEDFMLVQDLEAENTALFVKKIAAHIGSRVEVISPEKIAEDLLARQNVAGCGVPGERLAVLHARSSGVKKPFLGVFRLKKSIAMETMDGKTEEVDVALVMLLPSSPLPEEREIMGTISAAIIEDPDLPGLFLKGSGEEIIKALIKVFKK; this is encoded by the coding sequence ATGAAGCAGACCTTCACCGAGAGACAGCGAAATATAATTTCGTATTTGCTGAAGGGTCCCGCCACCACCGAAAAACTGGCGCACAGCCTTGGAGTGAACAGAAGGACCGTCCTCCGGGAACTGCCCCAGCTTTCAGAAAAACTGGAGGCCTTCGGCGTCAAACTGGAGCGCCGGGCAGGGGCGGGCCTGAGGATATGGGGAGAAGAACATGCTCTTTCTCACCTTGAGCAGGAAATGAAAAATGCGCCGGATTCTTCAAAACTTACTCCGGAGGAAAGACGCCATTTAATCCTGCTGTCTTTGCTGGAACAAAAACAGCCCGTAAAACTGTACGCCTTTGCCAGACGTTTTAACGTGACAGAAGCCACCATAAGCTATGACCTGGATAAAATCGAGGAAGAGCTTTGGGATTATGATATAAGATTGATAAGGCGTCCTGGCCTCGGAATTAAACTCGAGGGGGCGGAAAGCAGCCTGCGCAGGCTCATACTGGACCTGTTCTATAAAAATTTCCAGGAAGAACATCTGTTAAGGATATTGAAAGATAATGTTTCGGGGGGTGAAATGCTAAAAAATGACACTCCTCCGACTGGAGCAAAAGTCATCCCCTGGGAATATGTTTTGAAATTCATAGATGGCCGTATGGTGATGCAAATTGAAAAGATCCTGGATGAAGTGCTTAAAAGTTCAAATTTTCCCCTGGCCGACAGTTCCTATGCGGGACTTCTGGTCCATATCGCCCTGGCCATGGACAGGCTGAAGGACAAAGATGCCATAACCATGGATAAAGGGCTGCTTTTGAACCTCAAGAAAACCCGGGAATTCAAGCTGGCCAGGGAAATAGCCCGTTCTCTTGAAAAACATTTTGAACTCACAATTCCTGAAGAAGAAATGGGATATATAACCATGCACCTTCTGGGAGCTAAACTCCGCATAGATGGAGGATTGGATGAATTTTTCATGATAGATCACCGGGAGGCTACTGAAGCAGCGCACAGGATTTTGAAACAGGCGGGAGAGGAATTGAAAGTAGAACTCCTCAAAGACAGGAGGATCCTGGAAGGCCTGGCGGTACACCTGAAACCCGCCATTTCCCGGCTCAAACTGGGGATGGAGATAAGAAATCCTCTGCTCTCACAGCTAAAACAAAACTATCCGGAAATAATGCAGGTGGCCCGGAAAGCGGGAAAAACTCTGGAAGATATTTTCCATGTGCGGGTACCAGAATCGGAAATCGGATATATAGCCATGCATATAGGCGCCGCCCTGGAGAACAAAACCGAAAGGCACAGCATCAAGGCGCTGCTGGTGTGCGCCAGCGGCATCGGTAGCGCCCGGATGCTGGCAAGCCGCGTGCAAAAGGAACTGCCGGAGCTGGTAGTGCAGAATGTGGTTTCCCTGGGCGAAGTAAAGCAAACTCTGGAGAAATACCCTTTCGTCGATATGGTGCTGTCAACGGTACCCCTGGAGCTTGACCGTATACCGGTGCTCAGGGTGTCCCCCCTGCTTACGGAAAGTGAGATCATGAGAATAAAGGAATTCCTGAAATCGAAGGATTTGGCCAATTCTTATGAAAAAACCGTTCCGCCGGGGGAAAACACGAAGCACCCGGTTCGCGATATTCCCGAAAATAAATTCAATGGAGCTTCTACTGTATTTGAACTGCTGGAAGATTTCATGTTGGTACAGGACCTGGAGGCGGAAAATACCGCCCTGTTCGTAAAAAAGATTGCGGCTCATATAGGTAGCAGAGTGGAAGTGATTTCTCCGGAAAAAATAGCGGAGGATTTATTGGCACGACAAAACGTCGCAGGCTGCGGAGTTCCCGGGGAGCGCCTGGCCGTTCTCCATGCCCGGAGCTCGGGGGTGAAGAAACCTTTCCTGGGAGTATTCAGACTAAAAAAGAGTATCGCTATGGAAACCATGGATGGAAAAACGGAGGAAGTTGACGTCGCCCTGGTGATGCTGCTTCCTTCCAGTCCCCTGCCTGAAGAAAGGGAAATAATGGGTACTATCAGCGCAGCTATCATCGAAGATCCGGACCTGCCGGGCCTTTTTCTCAAGGGCTCCGGTGAAGAAATAATTAAAGCTCTTATAAAAGTATTTAAAAAATAG
- a CDS encoding PTS sugar transporter subunit IIA, which produces MALNWFKRQSKKKEILTRDGILVKMHAKDKYEAIEMVGKILVKQGKVQASYIDAMKARENMLTTYIGNGIAIPHGVGEAKDKIIESGIAVAQFPEGVEFGENQKAYLVIGIAGKGDEHLNILANIASACEDEKKVKKLINSTSADEIYEMLTEEVS; this is translated from the coding sequence ATGGCTTTAAACTGGTTTAAGAGACAGAGCAAGAAAAAAGAAATATTGACCCGGGATGGCATACTGGTAAAAATGCATGCAAAAGATAAATATGAAGCAATAGAAATGGTAGGAAAAATTCTTGTGAAACAGGGGAAGGTCCAGGCATCATATATTGATGCTATGAAAGCCCGGGAAAATATGCTTACCACATATATAGGCAACGGGATAGCCATTCCTCATGGCGTAGGAGAAGCAAAAGATAAAATAATCGAAAGCGGCATTGCCGTGGCTCAGTTTCCCGAAGGAGTAGAATTTGGCGAAAATCAGAAGGCATACCTTGTCATAGGCATTGCCGGTAAGGGTGACGAGCATCTCAACATCCTGGCAAATATAGCTTCCGCCTGTGAGGATGAAAAAAAGGTGAAAAAACTCATAAATAGTACTTCTGCCGATGAGATATATGAGATGCTCACCGAGGAGGTGTCTTGA
- a CDS encoding mannitol-1-phosphate 5-dehydrogenase, translating into MKKAVHFGAGNIGRGFIGLLLSKAGYEVTYVDKVSEIIDAINDKKSYTVMIAGEKEEKIMVENIMGILSSDEQSVSKAIMEANIITTAVGPEVLNKISLQIAAGLKMRLMKKTVEPLNIIACENKVGASEFLKHEVFKFLTPAEIAAIEPSVGFPNAGVDRIVPPQKNDDILSVMVEPYFEWVVDKKAFKGAIPEIPGMRAVEDLQAYVERKIFTLNTGHAVAAYLGYLKGYKTIQESLKDSKIFDTVKGAMEESGKYLTQRFGFSVEKHEYYIQKTLFRFQNPALNDEVVRVGRKPLRKLGPEDRLVFPAVKALELGENPVNLASGIAAALEFDYKGDEEACIIQHMIKTVGIDETLYKICGISPEHPLNKMVKYALVKTI; encoded by the coding sequence TTGAAAAAAGCAGTGCATTTTGGGGCCGGTAATATTGGGAGGGGGTTTATCGGCCTATTGCTTTCAAAAGCGGGGTATGAAGTAACTTATGTTGATAAAGTTTCCGAAATCATTGACGCCATTAATGATAAAAAGTCTTATACGGTGATGATAGCAGGAGAAAAAGAAGAAAAAATAATGGTAGAAAATATAATGGGCATTCTTTCTTCCGACGAACAGAGCGTTTCAAAAGCTATAATGGAAGCAAATATAATTACTACGGCAGTGGGGCCCGAGGTGCTGAATAAAATATCCCTCCAAATTGCGGCAGGTCTTAAAATGAGACTTATGAAAAAAACTGTCGAACCTTTAAATATAATTGCATGTGAGAACAAGGTGGGAGCGTCGGAATTTTTAAAGCATGAGGTTTTTAAATTTCTTACACCGGCGGAAATCGCAGCTATTGAACCGTCAGTCGGATTTCCCAATGCGGGAGTTGACCGGATAGTCCCGCCGCAAAAGAACGATGATATTCTGTCGGTCATGGTGGAACCTTATTTTGAGTGGGTTGTCGACAAAAAAGCTTTTAAAGGGGCCATCCCTGAAATTCCGGGCATGCGGGCGGTGGAAGATCTGCAAGCTTACGTGGAACGAAAAATTTTTACTTTAAACACCGGCCATGCCGTTGCAGCTTATCTGGGATATTTAAAAGGTTATAAAACCATACAGGAATCTTTAAAGGATTCTAAAATATTTGATACTGTAAAAGGAGCCATGGAGGAATCGGGCAAATATCTTACGCAACGATTCGGATTTTCTGTCGAAAAACATGAATACTATATACAAAAGACATTATTCAGATTTCAAAATCCTGCCCTGAACGACGAAGTGGTAAGAGTAGGGCGGAAACCTCTAAGAAAACTGGGCCCCGAAGACCGGCTGGTATTTCCTGCGGTAAAAGCACTGGAGCTCGGGGAAAATCCGGTGAATCTTGCCTCCGGAATTGCGGCCGCACTGGAATTCGATTATAAGGGTGACGAAGAAGCCTGTATAATACAGCACATGATTAAAACCGTGGGAATAGATGAGACACTTTACAAGATTTGCGGAATTTCCCCCGAACATCCGTTAAATAAAATGGTAAAATATGCTTTAGTAAAAACAATTTAA
- a CDS encoding Na+/H+ antiporter NhaC family protein, producing MEQRKNPVALLPLVVFLVLFLGTGIYFNVKGVDFAFYQLPSPVAAIVGIIIAFIIGKGSIDEKMDTFVKGVGESNIVIMCMIYLLAGGFSTVAKAMGGVDSTVNFGLSIIPPGLILPGIFIIAAFVATAMGTSMGTIAAVAPIAADMAVKAHLPLAVAVGAVVGGAMFGDNLSMISDTTIAATRTQGCAMKDKFIMNFKIALPAALLTIILMIIFGVSGQIPAGLQYNVLKIFPYLAVLILALVGMNVFLVLILGILLAGVIGLADGSFTLIGFTQKIYEGFGSMQEIFILSLLIGGLAALITKEGGIDYLLDAISRRIKSVKGAELGIGALVSVADICTANNTVAIVITGPMAKKISDENGVDPRRSASMLDIFSCVWQGIIPYGAQLLLAGSISKLSPIEIMPTLYYPYLLGIMALVAIGFGFPRVKKNRLKIR from the coding sequence ATGGAACAAAGAAAAAATCCTGTGGCTCTTTTACCTCTGGTAGTATTTCTGGTATTGTTTTTGGGGACGGGCATTTATTTCAATGTAAAAGGAGTGGATTTTGCCTTTTACCAGCTTCCCTCGCCGGTGGCAGCAATAGTGGGTATCATAATAGCTTTTATTATCGGAAAAGGTAGTATTGACGAAAAAATGGATACCTTTGTTAAAGGCGTCGGTGAGAGCAATATCGTCATCATGTGCATGATTTACCTTCTGGCCGGAGGATTCTCCACTGTGGCCAAAGCCATGGGAGGTGTGGATTCCACCGTTAATTTCGGCCTTTCCATCATACCGCCCGGTCTTATTCTGCCCGGAATATTTATAATCGCTGCCTTCGTCGCTACAGCCATGGGCACTTCCATGGGCACCATCGCGGCAGTAGCTCCTATTGCAGCTGACATGGCGGTAAAAGCCCATTTACCCCTTGCTGTGGCGGTAGGGGCTGTAGTGGGAGGCGCCATGTTTGGGGACAACCTGTCAATGATTTCAGATACAACCATAGCGGCTACCAGGACCCAGGGCTGCGCCATGAAAGACAAGTTTATAATGAACTTTAAAATTGCCCTGCCCGCTGCCCTACTGACCATTATACTCATGATAATTTTTGGGGTGAGCGGTCAGATACCCGCCGGACTTCAATACAATGTATTAAAAATATTTCCCTACCTTGCGGTGCTAATACTTGCGCTGGTGGGAATGAACGTCTTCCTGGTTTTAATTTTAGGAATTTTACTGGCAGGTGTAATTGGTCTTGCCGACGGCAGCTTTACTCTTATCGGCTTTACCCAGAAAATATATGAGGGTTTCGGTTCCATGCAGGAGATCTTTATCCTTTCCCTGCTGATAGGGGGCCTGGCGGCGCTGATAACTAAAGAGGGGGGTATTGATTACCTTCTGGATGCAATAAGCCGCAGAATAAAGAGTGTAAAAGGAGCGGAACTGGGCATAGGCGCCCTGGTGTCAGTAGCCGACATCTGTACGGCCAATAACACAGTGGCCATAGTCATAACCGGTCCCATGGCCAAAAAGATATCCGATGAAAACGGCGTAGACCCCAGGCGCAGCGCCAGCATGCTGGATATATTCTCCTGCGTATGGCAGGGCATCATTCCTTACGGTGCTCAACTGTTGCTGGCAGGCAGCATATCAAAACTCTCCCCCATAGAGATAATGCCGACGCTTTATTATCCGTACCTGCTGGGCATTATGGCACTTGTCGCCATTGGCTTTGGGTTTCCCAGAGTGAAAAAAAACCGCTTGAAAATACGTTAA
- the megL gene encoding methionine gamma-lyase, with product MDIKFNTKAIHAGQKPCPVTGAHVTPIYQTSTFVFKDVDQGARRFAGEEWGYIYTRLGNPTEAELEEKMAALEGGEAAIATASGMAAISTVLLSLLKKGDHIVGGSTLYGCTHSLISELLPEYGIEVTLVDTSNLANIEKAMRPNTKVVYVETPANPTLKLVDLKGAADIAHRYGALLVVDNTFMSPYLQRPIEHGADVVVHSATKYIGGHGDVIAGIIVGPRDLLNTMRIPYLKDFGGIISPFDAWLLLRGLKTLGVRMERHCQNAMKIAEYLEGHPMIERVYYPGLKSHPQHELAAGQMDGFGGMICFEVKGGLEAGKVLMNSVRLITLAVSLGCVDSLIEHPASMTHSPVPPEERLKAGITDGLVRLSVGIEDVEDIIADLDQALKKVEETVAIKR from the coding sequence ATGGATATAAAGTTTAATACAAAAGCCATTCATGCGGGGCAAAAACCGTGTCCGGTAACGGGCGCCCATGTAACTCCTATCTATCAGACTTCCACTTTCGTGTTTAAAGATGTAGACCAGGGAGCCCGGAGATTTGCAGGAGAAGAGTGGGGGTACATTTACACCCGGCTGGGAAACCCGACTGAAGCTGAACTGGAGGAAAAAATGGCCGCCCTTGAAGGCGGGGAAGCCGCCATTGCTACAGCTTCGGGCATGGCCGCCATTTCAACGGTGCTTCTTTCTCTTTTGAAAAAAGGCGACCACATCGTGGGCGGCAGCACCCTTTACGGCTGCACCCACAGCCTCATCAGCGAATTACTGCCCGAATACGGCATAGAAGTTACTCTGGTGGATACTTCGAACCTTGCAAATATCGAAAAAGCCATGAGGCCAAATACAAAAGTGGTATATGTGGAAACTCCGGCCAACCCCACTCTTAAACTGGTAGACCTCAAAGGAGCGGCGGATATCGCCCACAGGTACGGCGCACTCCTTGTAGTGGACAACACCTTCATGTCGCCCTATCTACAGAGGCCCATTGAACACGGAGCCGATGTGGTAGTCCACAGTGCCACGAAATACATCGGTGGCCATGGGGACGTTATAGCCGGGATAATAGTTGGCCCCAGGGACCTGCTCAACACTATGCGGATCCCTTATCTCAAGGATTTTGGCGGCATTATCTCGCCCTTTGACGCCTGGTTGCTGCTCCGGGGCCTGAAAACACTGGGCGTGCGGATGGAGCGCCACTGCCAGAACGCTATGAAAATAGCCGAATATCTTGAAGGGCATCCTATGATTGAAAGAGTTTACTATCCCGGGCTTAAATCCCACCCCCAGCACGAACTGGCGGCAGGGCAGATGGATGGATTCGGCGGCATGATCTGCTTTGAGGTGAAGGGGGGCCTTGAAGCCGGCAAGGTGTTGATGAACAGTGTGAGATTGATAACCCTGGCCGTAAGTCTTGGCTGTGTGGATTCGCTTATTGAGCATCCCGCATCGATGACTCACTCGCCGGTGCCGCCGGAGGAAAGGCTGAAGGCTGGCATCACCGATGGGCTGGTACGACTTTCGGTGGGCATCGAGGATGTCGAGGATATCATCGCCGATCTGGATCAGGCTTTAAAGAAAGTTGAAGAGACCGTTGCGATAAAACGATGA